From a region of the Chitinophaga caseinilytica genome:
- the gldL gene encoding gliding motility protein GldL — protein sequence MNPNTAKWLNFFVCIAASVVIIGALFKLQHWPGADIALILGLSVEALIFFVYAFVPDSSPAPAAGGVVVAGSPTLAKMDKMLEEADITPANLSRLSDNFSKLGTTVDKMRDISDVVAATGDYTAKTREAANAIGSVTQAYTNAAAAVSTFNNASESTRNFHEQVQSMTKNLASLNAIYELELQDTNNHLKAMNSFYSNLLTASKAMSGSVDDAKKTQEQITLLARNLSNLNTVYGNMLTAMQGR from the coding sequence ATGAATCCTAACACAGCGAAATGGCTTAATTTCTTTGTATGTATCGCCGCATCGGTGGTGATCATCGGGGCACTTTTCAAACTGCAGCACTGGCCTGGAGCAGACATTGCACTGATCCTGGGTCTGAGCGTAGAAGCCCTTATCTTCTTTGTTTATGCATTCGTTCCCGATAGCAGCCCTGCACCCGCAGCTGGTGGCGTGGTAGTTGCCGGCAGCCCCACCCTTGCCAAAATGGACAAGATGCTGGAAGAAGCCGACATCACGCCCGCTAACCTCAGCCGCCTGAGCGACAACTTCTCCAAACTGGGTACCACTGTCGACAAAATGCGCGACATTTCCGATGTAGTAGCCGCCACCGGCGATTACACCGCCAAAACCCGCGAAGCTGCCAACGCTATCGGTTCCGTGACACAGGCTTACACCAATGCAGCAGCAGCCGTATCTACCTTCAACAACGCTTCCGAGTCTACCCGCAACTTCCACGAGCAGGTTCAGTCCATGACCAAAAACCTGGCCTCCCTGAACGCCATCTACGAACTGGAACTGCAGGATACCAATAACCACCTGAAAGCGATGAACAGCTTCTACAGCAACCTCCTCACAGCTTCCAAAGCCATGAGCGGCAGCGTAGACGATGCCAAGAAAACGCAGGAACAAATCACGCTGCTGGCCCGCAACCTCAGCAACCTGAACACCGTTTACGGCAACATGCTCACAGCCATGCAAGGCAGATAA
- a CDS encoding SUMF1/EgtB/PvdO family nonheme iron enzyme has translation MVYVPSGTFHMGPNDEDVNYSFTARNKSISISGFYMDATEITNNEYRQFVNWVIDSMAHVLMGHVKNDNGVDYVDWKQKINWKDKSTYEKLDAMMYSPEDRLYGRVEIDVRKLKYHEERFNWDKAKLRENKDKPRSQFIDRKDVPIYPDTLCWIRDFSYAYNEPMTRMYFWHPAFDNYPVVGVNWHQANTFCEWRSKFWDDYRSSKKLFTEDKFQLPSEAQWEYAARGGREQAPYPWGGYYIRNKKGCLLANFKPGRGNYPEDGGFYTVRADAYWPNDYGLYNMAGNVAEWTQDIYYQNAYSFTSDMNPYLRMDVADNAPPKMKRKTIRGGSWKDIGHFLQNGTRAYEYQDSAKSYIGFRCTIAFLSRSKNDFNKRK, from the coding sequence ATGGTTTATGTTCCTTCCGGGACTTTTCACATGGGGCCGAACGACGAGGATGTGAATTATTCCTTCACGGCAAGGAATAAGTCGATCTCGATCTCCGGTTTTTACATGGATGCCACCGAAATCACGAACAACGAGTACCGTCAGTTCGTGAACTGGGTGATCGATTCCATGGCGCACGTGCTCATGGGGCATGTGAAGAATGATAACGGGGTAGACTATGTTGATTGGAAACAGAAGATCAACTGGAAAGACAAATCGACTTACGAAAAGCTCGACGCGATGATGTATTCTCCGGAAGACCGGTTGTACGGCCGCGTGGAGATCGACGTTCGTAAATTGAAATACCACGAGGAGCGTTTCAACTGGGACAAGGCGAAGCTGCGTGAGAACAAGGACAAACCGCGTTCCCAGTTCATCGACCGGAAAGACGTGCCCATTTACCCGGACACCCTTTGCTGGATCCGCGACTTCTCGTACGCTTATAACGAGCCCATGACGCGTATGTATTTCTGGCACCCTGCGTTCGACAACTATCCGGTTGTGGGCGTAAACTGGCACCAGGCCAATACCTTCTGCGAATGGCGCTCCAAGTTCTGGGACGACTACCGTTCTTCCAAGAAGCTTTTCACGGAAGACAAATTCCAGTTGCCGTCTGAAGCGCAGTGGGAATATGCCGCGCGCGGCGGTCGTGAACAGGCGCCATACCCCTGGGGCGGTTATTATATCCGCAACAAGAAAGGCTGTCTGCTCGCCAACTTCAAGCCCGGCCGCGGTAACTATCCGGAAGACGGTGGTTTCTATACCGTGCGCGCCGACGCTTACTGGCCCAACGATTACGGTCTGTACAACATGGCCGGCAACGTAGCCGAGTGGACGCAGGACATTTATTATCAGAACGCCTATTCCTTCACCTCCGATATGAACCCTTATCTGCGGATGGACGTTGCCGACAACGCGCCGCCGAAGATGAAGCGGAAAACCATCCGCGGAGGCAGCTGGAAGGATATCGGGCACTTCCTGCAAAACGGGACGCGTGCCTACGAGTACCAGGACAGTGCGAAGTCTTACATCGGCTTCCGTTGCACCATCGCGTTCCTGAGCCGGTCCAAAAACGATTTCAACAAAAGGAAATAG
- a CDS encoding thioredoxin domain-containing protein produces MANRLAKETSPYLLQHAHNPVDWYPWGEEAFEKARAENKPVLVSIGYAACHWCHVMERESFENEATAAIMNEHFVNIKIDREERPDIDHIYMDALQAMSGQGGWPLNVFLLPDRRPFYGGTYFPPQAVYNRPSWTEVLTAVSDAFHTKRADIEQQAANLTQHLENSNQFGMDAVNDLLPREEQFTAAQCNAMALAILGQADKEWGGFGRAPKFPGTFSISYLLRYYRMNKDEAALQQALLSLDKMIDGGINDQLGGGFARYSTDEKWLAPHFEKMLYDNALLTDVLCEAWQLTGEARYAVAVQETLGFLERELTSPEGGFYSALDADSEGVEGKFYVWGEEEVMALLGADGPAFCAYFDVSRHGNWEDVNILWVPRPIATVAAEQQMSVAELDALIRRSKPRLLEARAKRVRPGLDDKILLGWNALMIHALCKAAGALGVEKYAAMAERAMNLVMEKMRRPGETPAFWHTYKNGEARYPAFLDDYAALIRALIALQEVTGNLAWLREAKAITNYVTAQFGDETGRYFYYTESGQEDVIVRKKEVYDGAVPSGNALMAHNLWHLSIVYDEKGWAERALAMTASLGQTVMRYPTSFGVWAAMVMRLVQGEPELAVAGPDYLERMKELNAMYLPFKVMLGADNDVEDMPLLQNRRVEGKTLVYVCREYRCERPVEYISEINNLI; encoded by the coding sequence ATGGCAAACAGATTAGCGAAAGAAACCAGTCCATACCTCCTGCAACACGCGCACAACCCGGTAGACTGGTACCCCTGGGGCGAAGAAGCCTTCGAGAAAGCCAGGGCGGAAAACAAGCCCGTGCTCGTCAGCATCGGCTACGCCGCCTGCCACTGGTGCCACGTCATGGAACGCGAAAGCTTCGAAAACGAAGCCACCGCCGCCATCATGAACGAGCACTTCGTCAACATCAAGATCGACCGCGAAGAGCGCCCCGATATCGACCATATTTACATGGACGCCCTCCAGGCCATGAGCGGCCAGGGCGGATGGCCGCTGAACGTGTTCCTCCTGCCCGACAGGCGCCCGTTTTACGGCGGCACCTACTTTCCGCCGCAGGCCGTCTACAACCGGCCTTCCTGGACGGAAGTGCTGACCGCCGTTTCGGACGCTTTCCATACCAAGCGCGCCGACATCGAGCAGCAGGCTGCCAACCTCACCCAGCACCTGGAAAACAGTAACCAGTTCGGGATGGACGCGGTCAATGACCTGCTGCCGCGGGAAGAACAGTTCACCGCCGCCCAGTGCAACGCCATGGCACTGGCCATTCTCGGGCAGGCGGATAAGGAATGGGGCGGGTTCGGTCGCGCGCCGAAATTCCCCGGCACCTTTTCCATCAGCTACCTGCTGCGCTATTACCGGATGAATAAAGACGAAGCCGCCCTGCAACAGGCGCTCCTTTCGCTCGACAAGATGATCGACGGCGGGATCAACGACCAGCTGGGCGGAGGTTTCGCGAGATATTCGACAGACGAAAAGTGGCTCGCGCCGCATTTCGAGAAGATGCTGTACGACAACGCGCTGCTGACCGACGTGCTCTGCGAAGCCTGGCAACTCACCGGCGAAGCCCGGTATGCGGTGGCCGTGCAGGAAACGCTGGGCTTCCTGGAACGGGAGCTCACATCGCCCGAAGGCGGCTTCTATTCCGCGCTGGACGCGGATTCCGAAGGCGTGGAAGGGAAATTTTATGTGTGGGGCGAAGAAGAGGTGATGGCGCTCCTCGGGGCCGATGGGCCCGCTTTCTGCGCGTATTTCGACGTGAGCCGGCATGGCAACTGGGAAGACGTGAACATCCTCTGGGTGCCGCGCCCCATCGCCACGGTGGCGGCGGAGCAGCAAATGAGCGTTGCGGAGCTGGACGCGCTCATCCGGCGGAGCAAGCCCAGGCTCCTGGAAGCCCGCGCCAAGCGCGTGCGGCCGGGGCTGGACGATAAGATCCTCCTGGGCTGGAACGCCCTCATGATCCACGCGCTGTGCAAGGCTGCCGGCGCGCTGGGCGTGGAGAAATACGCGGCGATGGCCGAACGCGCGATGAACCTGGTGATGGAAAAAATGCGCAGGCCCGGGGAAACGCCGGCGTTCTGGCATACGTATAAGAACGGTGAGGCCCGCTATCCCGCGTTCCTCGACGATTACGCCGCGCTCATCCGCGCGCTGATCGCGCTGCAGGAAGTAACGGGCAACCTGGCCTGGCTCCGCGAAGCAAAAGCGATCACAAACTACGTGACGGCACAATTCGGAGACGAAACCGGACGTTATTTCTATTACACCGAATCCGGGCAGGAAGATGTGATCGTACGTAAGAAGGAGGTGTACGACGGGGCGGTGCCGAGCGGCAATGCGCTGATGGCGCATAACCTTTGGCATCTTTCCATTGTTTATGACGAGAAGGGCTGGGCCGAAAGGGCGCTGGCGATGACGGCAAGCCTGGGGCAAACGGTGATGCGGTACCCCACTTCGTTCGGGGTGTGGGCGGCGATGGTGATGCGCCTGGTGCAGGGGGAACCGGAGCTGGCGGTGGCCGGGCCGGACTACCTGGAGCGGATGAAGGAGCTGAACGCGATGTACCTGCCTTTCAAGGTGATGCTGGGAGCGGATAACGATGTGGAAGACATGCCGTTGCTGCAAAACAGGAGGGTGGAAGGGAAGACGCTGGTGTATGTTTGCCGGGAATACCGCTGCGAGCGGCCGGTAGAATATATATCGGAAATCAATAATTTAATATGA